One Drosophila kikkawai strain 14028-0561.14 chromosome 3L, DkikHiC1v2, whole genome shotgun sequence genomic window carries:
- the ome gene encoding venom dipeptidyl peptidase 4 isoform X2 gives MSGNDVSVTETAQSDQNLMHSKEKKRRIRIILSVVTAVIALALLATALVFILRTDEKDNSGDSDNNNNNAIDLEDVLSGQLYAKRFNGSWSNGDSLIYKENASIMEFDAKTGARSSLLDGASHYVLYEKSADGQYLLLAKNYKKNFRYSFLAEYDLYNLNTKSFTPLTIEGQQLYLSMVQWAPVGNALVINFNRNLYYKESATATEIAITSDSEQSGVLNGIPDWVYEEEVFSSNVATWFNPSGTQLAFIKFDDSTTHQINFPYYGDAGDLRYQYPLHQVIAYPKAGSSNPRVELVMVDLKRAVSGGDFITVMPVPAALNTETDYIVTVVSWVDDANVLSIWMNRIQNAAYVVTFDGLNRRVIYSTESKTGWVDLYTAPFRNRNGSRLAFVLPHNNYKHLQLLNSNVASAELQVLEPLTEGKYVVDSILHWDGATDVIFYTANTEDHPEQLHLYAIRALAKQSPKCLTCNLIKSGDVQQTYFSATFNDNNHIVITSLGPGIPTTHIYEWKFENSQVVISNVLDWETNEGLRGKLKGVALPSHKILTFNIDGGFQAKVLLQLPPNLDTSGNTKYPMLVDVYGGPDSYSVTNKWMLDWGTYLTSNQSVIYAKIDGRGSGLRGENLLHAIYLQLGTVEITDQIKVTQNITQMFNYIDKDHVGIWGWSYGGYAAAMALANDNSQVFKCAASIAPVTDWAYYDSIYTERYMGLPNTNEMGYANSRLSTQAQKLRGKKYLLVHGTLDDNVHYQQAMILAKNLERHDILFKQISYADEDHGLSNVRPHLYHSLDRFFGECFASSRLMKSAK, from the exons AATCTAATGCATTCCAAGGAGAAAAAGCGCCGTATTCGAATTATTCTGAGCGTTGTGACCGCAGTCATTGCCTTGGCTCTGCTGGCCACTGCCTTGGTGTTCATCCTTCGGACAGATGAAAAGGATAATTCCGGTGATTCggataataataacaataatgcCATTGATCTGGAGGATGTGCTGAGCGGTCAACTATATGCCAAGCGATTCAACGGCAGCTGGAGCAATGGTGACAGTCTGATATACAAGGAGAATGCG TCCATCATGGAGTTTGATGCCAAgacaggagctcgtagctccctCCTCGATGGTGCCTCCCACTATGTTCTGTATGAGAAGTCCGCCGATGGACAGTATCTGCTGCTGGCAAAGAACTACAAGAAGAACTTCCGATACAGCTTTCTGGCAGAGTATGACCTGTACAATCTAAACACAAAGTCATTCACTCCACTGACCATCGAGGGCCAGCAGCTCTACCTGAGCATGGTGCAATGGGCGCCCGTGGGCAACGCTCTGGTGATCAACTTCAATCGCAATCTGTACTACAAGGAGAGTGCCACTGCTACGGAGATTGCCATCACCAGTGATTCGGAACAGTCGGGCGTACTCAATGGCATTCCCGACTGGGTGTACGAGGAGGAGGTGTTCAGTTCCAATGTGGCCACGTGGTTCAATCCGTCTGGAACCCAACTGGCCTTCATTAAGTTCGATGATTCGACCACGCATCAGATTAACTTCCCCTACTACGGCGATGCCGGCGATTTGCGCTATCAGTATCCTCTACACCAGGTGATTGCCTATCCCAAGGCTGGTTCCTCCAATCCTCGCGTGGAACTGGTAATGGTTGACCTGAAGAGAGCAGTTTCTGGTGGAGATTTCATTACTGTGATGCCCGTGCCGGCGGCTTTGAATACGGAGACGGATTACATAGTCACCGTGGTCAGTTGGGTGGACGATGCCAATGTCCTGTCCATTTGGATGAACCGCATTCAGAATGCCGCCTATGTGGTAACCTTTGATGGACTCAACAGGCGGGTG ATCTACAGCACCGAATCAAAGACGGGTTGGGTGGACCTCTATACCGCTCCCTTCCGTAATCGCAATGGCTCCCGTTTGGCCTTTGTCCTGCCGCACAACAACTACAAGCACTTGCAGCTCCTTAACTCAAATGTGGCCAGCGCAGAGTTGCAGGTTCTGGAACCTCTGACCGAGGGCAAGTATGTGGTGGACAGCATCCTTCACTGGGATGGCGCCACCGATGTCATCTTTTACACAGCCAACACAGAGGATCATCCGGAGCAACTCCATCTGTATGCGATTCGAGCTCTGGCCAAGCAGAGTCCCAAGTGCCTCACTTGCAACCTGATCAAGTCCGGAGATGTGCAACAGACCTACTTCTCGGCGACATTCAATGACAATAACCACATTGTGATCACCTCCCTGGGACCCGGAATACCCACCACACACATTTACGAGTGGAAATTTGAGAACT CTCAAGTTGTCATCTCGAATGTCCTGGATTGGGAGACCAATGAGGGCCTGCGTGGCAAGCTTAAGGGCGTGGCCCTGCCCTCTCACAAGATCCTGACATTCAATATTGATGGTGGCTTCCAGGCCAAGGTTCTGCTTCAGCTGCCACCCAATCTGGATACCAGTGGCAATACCAAATATCCCATGCTAGTGGATGTCTATGGCGGACCAGATTCCTATTCC GTAACCAACAAATGGATGCTGGACTGGGGCACATATCTCACCTCAAATCAGTCTGTGATCTATGCCAAGATCGATGGTCGTGGCTCTGGACTCCGCGGCGAGAATCTTTTACATGCCATTTACCTGCAGCTGGGCACTGTGGAGATCACTGATCAGATCAAGGTTACGCA aaACATCACTCAAATGTTCAACTATATAGATAAGGATCACGTTGGCATTTGGGGCTGGTCATATGGTGGCTATGCCGCTGCCATGGCTCTGGCCAATGATAACAGCCAGGTGTTCAAGTGTGCCGCCTCCATAGCTCCAGTCACAGACTGGGCTTACTATG ATTCCATTTACACGGAGCGCTACATGGGCCTGCCCAATACAAACGAGATGGGCTATGCCAACTCCAGACTGAGTACACAGGCACAAAAGCTGAGGGGCAAGAAGTATCTGCTGGTCCATGGCACCCTCGATGACAATGTTCATTATCAGCAGGCCATGATCTTGGCCAAGAATCTGGAGCGTCACGATATTCTGTTCAAGCAGATA AGCTATGCCGATGAGGACCATGGCCTGTCCAATGTGCGTCCGCATTTGTATCATTCGTTGGATCGCTTCTTTGGCGAATGCTTTGCCAGCAGTCGCCTCATGAAAAGTGCCAAGTAG
- the LOC108072740 gene encoding sericin-2 — MTSGPGGGGGGGSGQQQQQLSNTSSGSVSNNGASAAATVSSSNSGNSRSNTPATSTSSTGTGTGTGGGATSTLQRRILRGHAAQTTSGERVLLINYVPQSGTGAGSGATASGSVSSVATQSTSTQLPTTRKILQARASAAAAAASSSGGGGGTTSCSPPAVSFAGLGSEVTVTLTRTNQRASVSSVTAAGHIVRNQQQQANTYHHQNTTTASTASTSTGTTAAIHEHIATSTSPPPLVFTHHPHHHHQQQQQQHEYHQHHQLEQEHIIIDHHQQQTEDDQLIEYVDDGGTIEEQHHHQLQLQEEEQQQQHQQQHHDVVQEVYLQ, encoded by the coding sequence ATGACCAGCGGccctggaggaggaggaggaggcgggagcgggcaacagcagcagcagcttagCAACACGAGCAGCGGTAGTGTCAGCAACAACGGTGCCTCGGCAGCGGCAACCgtaagcagcagcaacagcggtAATAGTAGGAGCAACACGCCAGCCACATCAACATCATCGACTGGAACTGGTACAGGAACTGGAGGAGGCGCCACATCAACGCTCCAGCGTCGCATTCTGCGCGGTCATGCGGCACAGACCACCAGCGGCGAGCGTGTCCTACTCATTAACTATGTGCCGCAGTCGGGCACGGGAGCGGGATCGGGAGCAACAGCTTCCGGATCCGTATCCTCCGTAGCCACTCAGAGCACATCAACTCAATTGCCCACCACCCGTAAGATTCTCCAGGCCAGAGcctcggcggcggcagcagcagcatcatcatccgGCGGGGGAGGAGGGACAACCTCTTGCTCCCCGCCAGCTGTCTCGTTTGCCGGCCTGGGCTCCGAGGTGACCGTCACCTTGACGCGCACTAATCAGCGCGCCAGCGTGAGCAGTGTCACAGCCGCCGGTCATATTGTAAGgaaccaacagcaacaagccAACACGTATCATCACCAGAACACGACCACAGCCAGCACAGCATCGACTTCGACCGGGACAACGGCGGCTATACATGAGCATATAGCAACGTCAACATCGCCGCCGCCTCTAGTATTTACCCATCAcccacatcatcatcatcaacagcagcagcagcaacatgagTACCACCAACACCATCAGCTGGAACAGGAGCACATAATCATagatcatcatcagcagcagacgGAGGATGACCAGTTGATCGAGTACGTCGATGATGGCGGAACGATCGAGGAGCAGCATCATCACCAGTTGCAGCTGCAGGAGGaggaacaacagcaacaacaccagcagcagcatcatgacGTTGTCCAAGAGGTTTATCTCCAGTAA